TCAGCGCCAACTGGTTACCGTACATTTACGCGCGAAGAGATGATTGTCATGCTTATGCGTCTTGTGCAAGCAGAGGCTTTGCCTAGTCAACAGCAAGTGGACTTTAAGGATTGGAAAGATGTTGGTGGATTTGCTGAAGAAGCTGTACAAGAAGCTGCAAAAGCTGGGATCATTAGTGGCTATCAAGGGCGACTACGTCCTAAAGGTGAGGCTTCTCGTGCAGAAACTAGTGTGATGCTGCTTCATTTGTTGGAATTGGAAACACGAATTCAATCTATTTTAGATAAGCAGTAACTAAAGCGAGTCTTCTATTTAATGTAATCATGTAAGAAAAGCTGTTGAGGCTACCATCCCATAGGGCCTAACCACGATGCATCGGCGAATTGTGGATTTAACCAACCACAGTTCGCCTCCATATGTCAAATCCACATCATGGAGTTTAAAGATGACTTCCACATGCCTTTCGCAGACGATCACCTTTTCCACATTAGCTACCGATGAACTTCTTGATTTCAGGAAGATCGCGGTTTGCGATGTGGGCTCCAAACTGAGAAAGCAGTTGTCGCAGAGTATTCTCTGTGAGGGCTGCTTTTTTTGTAACTTTCTCAGCCGCTATCGGCTGGGTTTGGACTGGAAGCGTAATGAACTGGACTTACAGTGGTATCCAATAACTATGTATCGGACTCTTGACAAGTGAGGTTTACTACAATAGACTTATTGTCACAAGGTTTACTTCAATAAACTTATAAAGGGGGCGATCAGAATGGAATCGTACAAATTATTCGATGCCGAATACAAATTTGCATACCTGATTTGGGATAATGAACCCATTAATTCTACAGATCTCGTAAAGCTAAGCCAGACGATGCTTGGCTGGAAGAAGTCCACGACCTATACCGTTTTAAGAAAGCTGTGTGAGCGGGGAATCCTTAAGAACGAGGAAGCAACGGTCACTGCCATTGTTAAAAAAACAGATGCACAGAAATACGAAAGTCAGACGGTTGTTGAAAAAACCTTCAACGGGTCTTTGCCGCAGTTTTTAACCGCTTTTCTAGGTGAAAAGAAACTGTCTGAGAAGGAAGCTGAAGAGTTGAAGCGGATTATTGAGGAGGCAACCCGATGACGAACCTGTTTCTTATTATCCTTAATATGAGCATTACGGCAAGCTACGTGGCACTTGTGGTTATCATGGGGAGATTTCTTTTGAAGCGTGCTCCTAAAATATTCTCTTATATCCTATGGTCTGCCGTAATCATCAGACTGGTCATCCCCGTTAGTTTCACTTCAAGCTTCAGTATATTACGACTGGTGCAGCCCCAGGCCAAAGCTGGCACAGGTTTCATGGAGTTTGTGCCGCAGGATATTGGGATGCAGCTAAATCCTGTTGTGGATGCTGGAATTAGTGGGATAAGCCGTTTTGTAAATTCATCCCTTCCAGCTTCTAACCCGATGGCGAGCGCAAATCCTATGCAAATCACTATGTGGATCGGAAGTATAATCTGGATAACAGGCGCAGCCATTCTCCTTCTTTACAGCGTCTTTTCGTACTTGAAAATACTGGCCAGCGTCCGAACGGCAACCCTCGTCAAGGATAATATCTTTGAGACTGACCAGATTGCGACACCCTTTGTTTGCGGTTTTTTGAAGCCGAAAATATACATTCCGACCAGCATGAGTGAGCATGAGCTGTCTTACATTTTACTGCATGAGCAAACGCATATCATGAGACGAGATTATCTGATAAAACCTCTTGCGTTTATGATGCTTATCGTCCATTGGTTTAATCCGCTTATGTGGCTGTCTTATGCGCTTATGAGTAAAGATATGGAAATGTCCTGCGATGAGCGTGTCGTGGGCAAGATGGGCCACCAAATTAAAGGAAGCTACTCAACCTCCTTGCTTTCTCTTTCAGTAAGCAGAAGTGGGTTACTAACTGGTAGTCCTCTTGCCTTTGGAGAGAGTAATATTAAGGAAAGAATTAAAAATATTCTCACTTAT
The nucleotide sequence above comes from Paenibacillus sp. IHBB 10380. Encoded proteins:
- a CDS encoding BlaI/MecI/CopY family transcriptional regulator — translated: MESYKLFDAEYKFAYLIWDNEPINSTDLVKLSQTMLGWKKSTTYTVLRKLCERGILKNEEATVTAIVKKTDAQKYESQTVVEKTFNGSLPQFLTAFLGEKKLSEKEAEELKRIIEEATR
- a CDS encoding SpaA isopeptide-forming pilin-related protein, yielding MTVVDHTIMVQLSSTTPNKTFVFANEAVNSNVQFTKQNELAGPLQGAQFGLYPRGASASYTPLATATSTSTGAVSFTNVDYGSYDIRGISAPTGYRTFTREEMIVMLMRLVQAEALPSQQQVDFKDWKDVGGFAEEAVQEAAKAGIISGYQGRLRPKGEASRAETSVMLLHLLELETRIQSILDKQ
- a CDS encoding M56 family metallopeptidase, with the protein product MTNLFLIILNMSITASYVALVVIMGRFLLKRAPKIFSYILWSAVIIRLVIPVSFTSSFSILRLVQPQAKAGTGFMEFVPQDIGMQLNPVVDAGISGISRFVNSSLPASNPMASANPMQITMWIGSIIWITGAAILLLYSVFSYLKILASVRTATLVKDNIFETDQIATPFVCGFLKPKIYIPTSMSEHELSYILLHEQTHIMRRDYLIKPLAFMMLIVHWFNPLMWLSYALMSKDMEMSCDERVVGKMGHQIKGSYSTSLLSLSVSRSGLLTGSPLAFGESNIKERIKNILTYRQPSSWMVAGSMLVITALVVGCTANPKPLQQSSQPSYSGFNMDKLMENKTLYVGNHSKVGGLISGMPKPIGFEVNGIELQTKAQPYGLTINYIMNDSTDVKKEGAISGESFYHNSILLLSLIDNVDSITTSIVDNTGQYDGVTYSFTFTREQVDKLLGEDVQHYATDEISLRQLIDRLNSLPINEISKTI